cggtatcgagtggagagtctcagtgagagaccgggtggcaccggctcttgcacaaatactgagtgcctatgatggtcGATAATGTCaagtcgagttattggcgcctttaaataaccaatggccaccttgctCCCGcggctatcggtcctttgaaccagaacgagcttgctcacacaggACCTTGTCGAGGATCGCGACCTCCGCATAAAAAAGTGGCTACAACTACATGTGGATAGGCAACAAAATGCATCCTTTCCATCTCGAAAGACCTTAGAttcccaaaaaaccaaaaaaacacaaaagagACTATTAAACCCCTCCTTGCGGAATACCTCAGACCATAATCTTCCTAATGTTCTTGTAGTAGACACACATGCGTTGATAATCCGGATTTGCAGCAGCGTATTAACCCAATTCTCCAAAAGAGGGTGGTTGCCACGATTACCAGAGCATTATgtatgaagttcaatttcacGTTATTAAAAGCTTGTTCTATTACAAGAAGGCCGTCAACCAACATAAGTCGCCAACACTCAAAATTTTCTCAAGAGGAGCACTATCAACCGGCCGACCTTTAGTCTAAGAGTGCTGATGCCATTGAAGTTCGTTCGACTTAGACTCGATTCGACCTCAAACCTATGTTTTCTTTATAACGCTAATGAAAACGCTTTCTATTCCCTTTACAGATTGTCCAGTTAGCTGCTTTTACACCCAAGGATCATTTCCAACAATATATTATGCCCTACATGAATTTAAATCCTGCTGCTCGTCAACGCCATCAAGTTCGTGTCATTTCAATTGGTTTCTATCGCATGCTGAAATCTATGCAGACTTATAAGGTAATTATTTTAACTTTAATTTACACCCAACAACTGAAAAACTACATTTTctacattttcatttttctcattTCAGATAATCAAATCAAAATCGGAAATTGCTGCTCTTAGAGATTTCCTCGGTTGGCTTGAAGCCCTCAAAGCAAAAGATACAAATTCACAAGGCATTATTCTATTGTATCACGAGGAGCGTAAATTCATTCCATATATGATTTTGGAATCGCTTAAGAAATACAACCTGCTGGACAGGTTCTTAGTTACTGTTAAGTCATTTGCCAATGGCCTCAATTTGGCCAAGGCCAATGCCAATGAATCGTTGCAACATTATACGCTACGTAAACTATCCAAATTCCTCAAGACCAACAATattaacaacaataataatgttGAGTCTAACAATAATAACACAGCCATAGCCTCTTCCACTACTGCGGAAGGcgaagctgctgctgctgttgcaggTCAAAATtcccagcagcaacaacaacaaccaaaggtCACTAATCAAAACAAATATAGTACAAATAATGAACGTGAACTATTCGATAGCAGTGCCAGTGTGCGTGCTAAATTAGCCTATGAAGTGGCATTGCATTTAAGCAATCAGGACTCTAAGGATTCCCTAGACTCGCCTATTGCCAGTGGCAAACTACTGGCAGCCATAAATCCCTATGCCCAACCCATACAAAgtgatttgaatgaattgcaaacacaaaacaaaaatatggaaCGTCAAAACTCATTCCGTCCAGTATTTTTAAACTACTTCAAGACAACATTGTATCATCGTGTGCGTGCTGTTAAATTCCGCATTTTCCTGGCCGAACATGGTTATGATTTGCAAACTCTCAATGCCATCTGGACAGAAAAGAAACGTGATGGTCTTGTTGAAGTATTGCAAGTTATGGAAGAACTAAAAGACGAGGATAAAACAGAATTGGCCGATTTGTTCGATAGCTATTATGATCCAGCTAAGACGACTATTAAGCCGATTGTAAAGAGTATCAATCGTCCTCGCAATAGACGTGGTAAGTAAACAGATGACCTGTAGCGGTATTGGGAATTCAGTGAGGCCGCACAGTTTCATCTCATGAAAGTCCGATTTGTGGAATACTCATATGTGTCGTTAACAGCATCTAGTAACTAGGTTGGAAGTAGATCGCTAAACTGACAATTTAATTGGTGTCTAGTTttttaaatgcaaatgcaaattttgcccatgaacattccactaagcaacaggggcaaacttctcacatatcaatgagtgcagtccgattcaagtttaagctcagtgataaggggcctctttttttatagccgagtccgaacggcgtgccgcagtgcgacacctctttggagaaaagttttacatggtatagtatctcacaaatgttgccagcattaggaggaaaaaaaccaccgctgaaaactttttttgatggtctcgcccggattcgaaccctggcgttcagcgtcataggcggacatgctaacctctgcgctacggtggcctcctgtttAAATGCCATGCCTATGTCTCCCGGGGGAGGCAAGGATAGAGTTGAATTAAAAGGCATTTGGTAGTAGAGAATCGACTTGaagcagggacgtagccaggggagGGCCTCGGTTTGGTGacaaatatttcccaaaatagtACCAAAAGTGGGAAAAATAGTACGtttgtaccgcaattggtaaTTTTTGGTATCTTGTTTGTTACAGTTACATTGTTGTAACTACTGTTAGTCGTGTACTTTACGccaattcaaattttattacgatacctctttcctaactcgagctagaatttttctaaggcagctctattcttgggtatttttcgtcgttaatgcgaacctgggcacacggagcagcaacagctctgactttatgaccaaatgtcacctcCGATGTGAGAGTTCTTTACCAATTGTAACCAATAGTgttttggcaattttcaattttgaaaaaattttgaatagagCCTCTTCTCTGGTAAAACCACGTGCAATTCGCCAACCTGGAAGGAATAACCTAGTTAATAATCCGCCATGCCGCATATAGCATGCCGTATCTCCATTCCCCAGAAAACCGGAATAGTGCCAAAACAGGGAAACGCTCCCTCAATCCAAGGGTGCCCAAGACACGGGTACAAGGGCCTAAGGTTGTGGTATCCCGCCCAGAAATGTGTTTCTGGCAAAAATAGTTAAAACTTTTCAACAAGGAAGGGCCTCCCTGGTAAATAGTTTGTCGTGCTGTATTTAgcatgcaaacaaacaaaaagtgccCAAAGTTGTGGGAGCGCCAGGTTCTTAACTCGCTCAATCAAATACCACTCTTCGTTGTTATACACCCAACATGCATGTGTAAGGGCCTACGATTGAATAGGCACTCCCTCGGTGCATTTTCACTTGTGCCAGAGATCAGCTATGTCACGATACCCTTTTTACTTCGCGATCAACGTCACGATATCCTGTAGCTTCTCGATCAACCAACCGCAGGTGACCGTTGCCCACCTTAATCTTAATCATCCTATATGTGTATTGAGCCCCTGAACGGAATTTATTCGCTGGGGTTTCTTTAAAATAATAGCTAAATTCATGCTGGCGCGTTCTTACCTTTTTACATCGCGGTAcattcgaggcgacgataggaaacctggaaggaggggaagaggtttccgatcgtatacctgagatgaacctttgaagtcgagtgcgtggcactgctaccatcggcacagtcttggattgacagaaccctagtattgccatctggaagaccatgttacatggatggatcaaagctagaggatagagtgggcctgggggtttacattgagaacccagggactgagatctgttggcggagatccggtcgatcaatgaatgcgtgaagtagtaaaattgccaaaagggcaataacaaccaggacggtaagatcaggaacagtcttgcagtgtacaaaggagataaacgccttctctgaggatgccaaaatccgcattgtttgggtgccggcccataacggagtaaggggaaatgaaagggcagacgatttggctgtaaaggccagagaattgccgtcaattaacttggttaacccgggtcgatgcagtccaagttaaggaagtgggcgaccaatgcgtatgcaacattgtggaacaacgaaacggtcggtaggaaggtgaaaatcctatggggtatccagatcgtgagaagacaaggctattactgaaaggaagcaagaaggaggtcagtatagctattgctttcataacgggatacataagactacgagctcacttatgtaaaatcggtgcggcaagtgatagcatgtgtagggcatgcggggaagatgatgagacgttggagcatttgctttcattgcccgactttcgcggcaAACAGGTCGTTTTTGTGccggcagacgatttggcggtgaaggccagagaactgccttcaatacacttggttaacccgaagcctttcgggtcgacgcagttcgagttaagggagtgggcgacgaatgcgtatgcaacattgtggaacagtgaaagcaatcccatggcagccggttgtacgttaccggattgacccgatgaattccttcatcggcaagggctgccgcctcagtgtacaacacactgctacaacaacaacaacaacagtgaaacggtcggtaggacggtgaaaatcctctGGGGgtatccagattgtgagaagacaaggctattactgaaaggaagcaagaaggaggtcggtataactgttggcatcataacgggacacataggactcaGAGCTCATTATTATTttaaatcggtgtggcaagtaatagcatgtagagggcatgcggggaagatgatgagacgttggagcatttcatttGTCATTGCCTAGCTTTTGCGGAACTTCGGTGGAGAAACAACATCAGACTGGAACCAACTTAGAGTAGTGGTAGtgaaaacaattgaggattttgtaacaacaaaatcacaacaacaagccgattactggcttaggtgtatgtccatagcggcatggggcgaattaatatctgcaccctcttttcaacctaacctatctttTGTGTTTACAAAGTTGtgagttttattttaatagaaaaatgtgtttgttttttttttagtacgcAATCATATTAGAAACATTGTGCCGAATGGTGCGGCATCCGTTGAAGACGCCGGTGGTGAACCACAAGGTGCCAGTGGCGATAagccacaacaacaaaaccagGCTGAAGGTGGTAATTCAGCTAATGTACCAGATTCTACTACCAAATCACCAAAACCTATGAGAACTAATCGTAAACAACGTTCCCCAaggaataacaacaacaacaataataataaaatgaatGCCAACAATAACAATGTGTTGATAAAAACTGACACTGAGGTGGCAAATGAGACTCccactgctgttgctgctgctgctgccgccaacaacaacaacaatcaacaaCCTAACAATGCAACTCCGGCTCCAGTGGCTGTGGCGGCATCAAACTAAATGTTGTACAGAAAATTAACCAATCAAAAGCCGTTATCTTCTTTTAGCCATTGAGGAAAAattaaatctaaaatttttcaaaagccATCATTAAACGTTGCTGCATTATATCAAACACTTATTTAAATATGTaactatttcttttttattattatttttattttatttaatagagATTTGTTGAAACCATTAGGCTACAATGGTAGTTGTAGtagctttagttttttttattattattgttttgtttaaaccaaatcattttagtttttgtttttattacctCTTATTGTGAATTGCTTAAATATTTTAGGTGTAGCTGCTGCTTAGATCagcagcacacacacacacatacaaaccaAACACGACAATGCCTTTGCGATACGCTGAAGTGCCTTAATTGTTTATAGATCATACTTATATGCAAAATATGttacaaaattgaaaagaatTGAGGAGATATCCTATGATTTtcctttattattttgtttttcttattattttttttttaattttatatgaaaCACAAACTCGCATACATGCACACAAATGTACATTTACTATGAGAACGCAAACAAgccaaattaaacatttttttcttttgaatttaaaatccaTATTGATGATTGATAACAGCTATTGGCTGATTATAATTGAATGTTTAATTTGGCCATTGCTATTTGAATTACAACAAAGAAAAACAGGAAAAGATCTGAAGCACATGCGCCAATATGTTTAGATTTGCTTCACTGAACTTTTGAATTTCCTAATGCACCGCTGCTAGAGCAAGCCTTGCGGCAAAAAATACAAATCTAGATATGTTGGTCTCCTGCATAGACTGATCCATAAGTTAGTGTAGTATATTTGAAAAGAAACCCCAATAACAAAGAAGTCTAATATATGTACTATATACTTATTTCAATTACATACATATAAAATACATGTTTATAATACTATTGCATTCAATACCCCatacaaatatataaatattttaaccttgaaaataataagaaaacttttaaacatttataattttgaaatacaataaaatattaaaaaaaacacacatccATCTTCGATTTTGTCAATCTTTCTTAATTATTCACCCTTATTCCCGTTGTCGAAGGCGAAAATGGGCAAAAGTCGTAGTCGAAGGCGAATTTCATATTTTGTGGTATTCTGTAACTTATTCGCCTTCGACAGTTTCGACAAACAGGCAAGATGTAGTTTAGAATGCAATTAACTTATATATATCGATCGTTTTCGTCAAATTTGACTGTCGAATTCGACTTATGTGATACCAAGAATGTAAACAAATTTTCGTCTTCGACAACCATaataccattttgtaaaaatttcgacaTTCGACTACGCCATCGTCAACCGGAATAAGGgggattattatacccaccaccataggaagggggtatactaatctagtcattccgtttgtaacacctcgaaatatcgatctaagaccccataaagtatatattcttgatcgtttcgacttTCCGggcgaatgcgtaaagctagccgcttgaaattttgcactgatacttacTATTCATGTAGGTTGTTGGtgattgaaaatcggttcagatctggatatattgggttgcccaaaaagtaattgcggattttttaaaagaaagtaaatgcattcattgatgtcgcaaaaatttgggacagtgagttaagttagacgCTTCACAatctttctacaatatggcacagatcagtccagatttggatatagctgtcatatagaccgagctctcgatttaaggtcttgggcccataaaagccgcatttattgtcatatttcgccgaaattggggcagtgagttgcgttaggcttcctgcaatttggcccagatcggtctagatttaaatatagctgccatatagactgatctctcgatttagagttttgaacccataaaaggcgcattgattgtccgatttcgatgaaatttggaacagtgagttgtgttaggcccttcgacagtccTCTTCAAttcggcacagatcggttcagatttggctatagctgccatatagactgatctcttaatttaaagtcctggccccataaaatgcacaatccgatctcgctgaaatttgacacagtgacttatgttaggcttttcgacatccgtgtcgtatatggttcagataggtctttatttggatatggctacctaaaagaccaatattttgttctacaaaattgaacaatgatttgtaattataagacctctcaatatccgtgtcgaatatggtccaaatcggaccatatttccataaagctgctatgggggcatacattatgcACATTTCACTGGATAATGACgaatatatacccaaggtagtgggtatccaaagttcggcccggccgaacttaacgccttttcacttgttcttTATTAAAAAGGATCCCAATATTCCCCAATTGGTTGATTGTGGAGAGCCACTCAACTATGGATAGGTTGCCAGGAGATAAAActtgtataaatattttgtcaGTTTCATTCAATATCAATGTTTTGAACTTTGAGCTACTAGCTaggtaaattgtaaaaaatatgaatatcaataCGGAAATTTCTATAACAAACTTTCCCGTACGCAACGCAATGCAATGCATATCCGTAAACCAGAACATCCGCGGTATGACAGAAAGAAGCAACGCTCCCCCTCCTGAGTAGATAAATATAACGATAAATATAAATAGTTCCACAATTTCTATGATACCACAGATTGTACAAACACTCATGAATTATTTCCAGGGGTTGTGGTTATGCACATTAACCAGCAATTATTTGAAACACAGAAATAGAATCTGAGACGTATTTATCACCATTCATTCTTATCGTTAAAATAGTTGATGGAATGTAATTCGAATCTcgtcttattttttattttttcttatattctgcCTTAAAATAGTTCCTTCTGTCCCTCTCAAGTACTGGGTGTATTCTGGGTTTcccttttcttttaaaaatttattttttattaccgCGTTTTATTTAGACAAAATTAATGTTGTTTTGGTGAAACACATCTTTGCTTTTATTATCCTAAAATCCTATCGCCTAATAATAAGTTGTTTCAAGGGGTGAAAGCTGAATTGAAACCACAGGTGTAGTAAAGTTTTTTTAGTATATTTGTGTTCCAAGAACGTCTTTGAAAGCTTAAGCTAAATGTACCATGTCTTAGAATAATAGtccagatatattcgaagttcatgtcaatatgggactcaagtgaaaattattaggcagtagattacaaatatggcataaaacattaggtccaagtaatgggaggtcgcccacccccaaatacccccaaatgggcatattaaccgaccatgattatatgggactcaaatgaaaggtattagggagtatattacgaatatgacattaaaatttgcgttcaaatctaggtggcgcttttcctcctaaagatacatcaaatgggttatttgacccattatgacaatatgggacttaaatgaaaggtatttgagagtagaaaacgaatttgatatccaattttggagccaagtgttttggggtatgcaCTAAAGCACACcccaaactgaacttcatt
The genomic region above belongs to Stomoxys calcitrans chromosome 5, idStoCalc2.1, whole genome shotgun sequence and contains:
- the LOC106083515 gene encoding maternal protein exuperantia; translated protein: MVVSKTTPQKNGVDASPSTNGATGSSPKNSNITETTLPKGKYTLVGIDIDTTGRRLIDEIVQLAAFTPKDHFQQYIMPYMNLNPAARQRHQVRVISIGFYRMLKSMQTYKIIKSKSEIAALRDFLGWLEALKAKDTNSQGIILLYHEERKFIPYMILESLKKYNLLDRFLVTVKSFANGLNLAKANANESLQHYTLRKLSKFLKTNNINNNNNVESNNNNTAIASSTTAEGEAAAAVAGQNSQQQQQQPKVTNQNKYSTNNERELFDSSASVRAKLAYEVALHLSNQDSKDSLDSPIASGKLLAAINPYAQPIQSDLNELQTQNKNMERQNSFRPVFLNYFKTTLYHRVRAVKFRIFLAEHGYDLQTLNAIWTEKKRDGLVEVLQVMEELKDEDKTELADLFDSYYDPAKTTIKPIVKSINRPRNRRVRNHIRNIVPNGAASVEDAGGEPQGASGDKPQQQNQAEGGNSANVPDSTTKSPKPMRTNRKQRSPRNNNNNNNNKMNANNNNVLIKTDTEVANETPTAVAAAAAANNNNNQQPNNATPAPVAVAASN